The genomic DNA CCCGGCGACCGGCCCATCGGACGGCCACCGATCCGGCGTCGGCAGTCCAGGCCGTGATCGGCCCGGGCGCCCTGAGGTCCGCGAACAACGGCGATGAACAGCCGGCGAGGGTCATGCTCCGAGGGCACGGCCCCACACCACCGCGGACAGCTGTGCGGGTCAGGCGATCGACAGGGCGATGCCGTCGAGGATGTCGTGTTCGCTGACGATCAGCGCGCCGATGTCCGCCCGGCGGGACAGTTCGTCGGCGAGCAGTTCGGTGATCACCGCGCCGCCGCCGATGACATCGACCCGGCCGGGATGAACCGGCCCCAGCGCCGCGCGCTCGTCATGGCTGAGCGAGACCAGGCGACGGCAGGTCTCGTGCACCTTGTCCAACGGCAGCTCGGCGAGATGGACCCGCTCGGCGTCGTATTCGGGCAGTTCGAGAGCGACCGCGGCCAGGGTGGTCATGGTGCCCGCCACGCCGACCCAGGTGTGGGCGCGCTCGAGCGGAATGGTGTCGAAAGCCTCGGCCAGACGCTCGGCGGCGAATTCCCGGCCCGCGGCGAGCTGCTCGGCGGTGGGCGGGTCGTCGTGCAGGCAACGTTCGGTGATGCGGACGCAGCCGATGTCGCAGGAGACGGCGAACTGGACGCCGTCGGCGTCACCGAACACCAGCTCGGTGGAGCCGCCGCCGAGGTCGACGACCACGAACGGGCCCGCGCTGCCGGACAATTCGCCGATGGCGCCGGTGAACGACAGCCTGGCCTCCTCGTCGCCGGTGATGACCTCGGCTTCGGCGCCGGGCACCGCGCGACCGAGTTCGGCGCGGGCCATGGCGAAGAAGTCCTCGCGATTGGCGGCGTCACGGGTGGCGGAGGTGGCGACCATGCGCACCCGGGTGACCCCGGTGTCGACCATCGCGTCGACGTAGTCGGCCAGCGCGGCGCGGGTGCGTTCGATCGCTTCGGGGGCGAACGCGCCGTTCGCGTCGACGCCCTGGCCGAGGCGCACGATGCGCATTTCGCGGTGCACGTCGGCGAGGCGGCCGTCGGGTTGCACGTCGGCGATCAGCAGCCGGATGGAGTTCGTGCCGCAATCGACCGCGGCGACCCTGTTCGACATGTCAAGCTCCATCCTTGCGCGGGTACTCCGGCCAGTCCGCCGGAACGACGGTGCCGCGCATACCGTGCTCGGCGGCCAGCGCGACCGACTCGTCGCCCAGCGGGTTCACCCCCGGCCCCTTGGCCAGCGAATGCGCGATCAGCACGTGCAGGCACTTGACCCGTTCGGGCATGCCGCCGCCGGTGAAATCCGTACCGAGGGATTCGATCTCGTCGCGCTCGGCCAGATAGCTCTCGTGCGCGGCGCGGTAGGCGGCGGCCAGTTCCGGGTCGGTGGCGAGGCGTTCGGTCATCTCGCGCATGACACCGGCCGATTCCTGCCTGCTCGCCTCGGCCGTCAGGCGCGGATCGGTCAGGTAGTACAGGGTCGGGAAGGGGGTGCCGTCGGGCAGCCGTGGCGCGGTCTTGACCACGGCGGGCACCCCGTCAGGGGTGCGGTAGGCGATGGCGAGCACGCCTCGGGGGGCGCGGCCGAGCTGCTCGGCGACGATCTCGAGGTCTCGGTCGGTCGGTGCGCTCACCGTGGTCCTTCCGGGGCGGGCGTGGGCGGCGGAACGGATCCGGCCGCCGGGGCGGGCGAGGGTGGGGCGGACTCGGCAGGCGGCGGCTCGGCGAGGGTGTGCCAGAGGTCGGTGTACCAGGGGTCCGGGGTCTTGGACTGGGTCGGACCCGACGGCCGCGGCGGGGCCTCGATGCCGGGCACCTGCACGATGTAGGGGGTCTCCCCCGGCATCACCAGGCGCAACCGGTCCTTGGCCTCGGAGCGGATGAAGGCCGGATCCTGCTGCTGCGCACGGCGATCGCGCAGGCGGGCCAGATCGGCTTCGAGCTCACGGCGCTCCTGGGCCAGTTCGGTGGCCTCGGAGCGCTGGCTGAAATAGGTGCGCATCGGCACCGACAAGGTCAACGCCAGCGCGCACACGACCATCGCGAGGATGATCGCCTTGCCGCGGGACAGTCCCAGGATCGTGTGTTCCTGCTTGTCGGCGGCCCGGCGCGCGGCGATCTTGCGGGGTTCGGCGCGCAACTTGTCCCCGGACTCGACCCGTTTGCGCGGGCGCGCGGCGGCCGGGCGGGCCGCCGCCTCGGCGTCCGGGCGGGGACGGGAACGAGCGGAACGCGACGTGCGGCGGTCACCGCGCCCTGCCGGGCTGGTCCCGCGCGCACGTCGCTCCGTCATGAAACTCCCCGGTCCTTACCCTTCGAACACGAACCGCGGGAAGGCGACGTCACCGGCGTAACGAGCGGAATCGCCGAGCGCGTCCTCGATACGCAGCAACTGGTTGTACTTGGCGACGCGCTCGGAGCGAGCG from Nocardia higoensis includes the following:
- a CDS encoding DUF501 domain-containing protein, which produces MSAPTDRDLEIVAEQLGRAPRGVLAIAYRTPDGVPAVVKTAPRLPDGTPFPTLYYLTDPRLTAEASRQESAGVMREMTERLATDPELAAAYRAAHESYLAERDEIESLGTDFTGGGMPERVKCLHVLIAHSLAKGPGVNPLGDESVALAAEHGMRGTVVPADWPEYPRKDGA
- a CDS encoding Ppx/GppA phosphatase family protein, which translates into the protein MSNRVAAVDCGTNSIRLLIADVQPDGRLADVHREMRIVRLGQGVDANGAFAPEAIERTRAALADYVDAMVDTGVTRVRMVATSATRDAANREDFFAMARAELGRAVPGAEAEVITGDEEARLSFTGAIGELSGSAGPFVVVDLGGGSTELVFGDADGVQFAVSCDIGCVRITERCLHDDPPTAEQLAAGREFAAERLAEAFDTIPLERAHTWVGVAGTMTTLAAVALELPEYDAERVHLAELPLDKVHETCRRLVSLSHDERAALGPVHPGRVDVIGGGAVITELLADELSRRADIGALIVSEHDILDGIALSIA
- a CDS encoding FtsB family cell division protein: MTERRARGTSPAGRGDRRTSRSARSRPRPDAEAAARPAAARPRKRVESGDKLRAEPRKIAARRAADKQEHTILGLSRGKAIILAMVVCALALTLSVPMRTYFSQRSEATELAQERRELEADLARLRDRRAQQQDPAFIRSEAKDRLRLVMPGETPYIVQVPGIEAPPRPSGPTQSKTPDPWYTDLWHTLAEPPPAESAPPSPAPAAGSVPPPTPAPEGPR